In the Pseudochaenichthys georgianus chromosome 1, fPseGeo1.2, whole genome shotgun sequence genome, one interval contains:
- the ucp1 gene encoding mitochondrial brown fat uncoupling protein 1, translated as MVGLKPSDAPPPLGVKMASAGAAACVADLITFPLDTAKVRLQIQGEKKGVEGIRYRGVFGTISTMVRTEGPRSLYNGLVAGLQRQTCFASIRIGLYDNVKNFYTGGTEQASILVRILAGCTTGAMAVSFAQPTDVVKVRFQAQMNLDGVARRYTGTMQAYKHIFQNEGMRGLWKGTLPNITRNALVNCTELVTYDLIKEAILKHRLLSDNLPCHFVSAFGAGFVTTVIASPVDVVKTRYMNSPPGLYKSAINCSWIMMTKEGPSAFYKGFVPSFLRLGSWNVVMFVTFEQIKRAMMVTKKRYEEGN; from the exons ATGGTGGGACTCAAACCCTCAGATGCTCCTCCTCCACTGGGGGTGAAGATGGCGAGTGCCGGGGCTGCAGCCTGTGTGGCCGACCTGATCACGTTCCCTCTGGACACGGCCAAAGTCAGACTGCAG ATTCAGGGAGAGAAGAAGGGAGTGGAGGGGATCCGCTACAGAGGGGTGTTCGGGACGATCAGCACCATGGTCCGGACCGAGGGGCCGCGGTCTCTGTACAACGGGCTGGTGGCCGGGCTGCAGAGGCAGACCTGCTTCGCCTCCATCAGGATCGGCCTCTACGACAACGTCAAAAACTTCTACACTGGTGGCACAGAGC AGGCCAGTATCTTGGTGCGGATCCTGGCCGGCTGCACCACAGGCGCCATGGCGGTGTCGTTTGCTCAACCCACCGATGTGGTGAAGGTTCGGTTCCAGGCGCAGATGAACCTGGACGGCGTGGCCCGGCGCTACACGGGCACCATGCAGGCCTACAAACACATCTTCCAGAACGAGGGCATGCGGGGACTCTGGAAAG GCACACTACCCAACATCACCAGAAATGCGTTAGTGAACTGCACGGAGCTGGTTACATATGACCTGATCAAAGAGGCCATCCTCAAACACCGCCTGCTGTCAG atAATCTGCCCTGCCACTTTGTTTCTGCGTTTGGTGCCGGCTTTGTCACCACAGTGATCGCCTCCCCTGTGGATGTGGTGAAAACCAGATATATGAACTCCCCTCCAGGCCTGTACAAGAGCGCCATCAACTGTTCCTGGATCATGATGACCAAAGAGGGGCCGTCGGCTTTCTATAAAGG ATTTGTGCCTTCGTTTCTGAGGCTGGGATCGTGGAACGTAGTAATGTTCGTCACATTCGAGCAAATCAAGAGAGCTATGATGGTCACGAAGAAGCGGTACGAGGAAGGAAATTGA